In one Cottoperca gobio chromosome 12, fCotGob3.1, whole genome shotgun sequence genomic region, the following are encoded:
- the LOC115017184 gene encoding T-box-containing protein TBX6L-like codes for MSRSPPAADSYQQGCIRMTLENADLWKSFHSIGTEMIITKHGRRMFPHCSISLSALQPFANYIIMMDMVPADSFKYKWKKEQWEVAGKSEPQPPCRTYMHPDSPAPGSHWMKQPLSFLRMKLTNNTLDQHGHIILHSMHRYYPRFHVTQADSPYTVRWGPFQTFSFPETTFTAVTAYQNPKITKLKIDHNPFAKGFREGGTHSHSKRCRSNRSPPAKRATLDREALCNSPPGLQRMPSTSESVEAGKDQQPSKERDLSACSVEQESLHAEPLELQEYDYSCEEQMVPASVPYQPYRSQEYARFPLPSNEVDAVHTLVHPPHHPLATAEHNPQQHGYYHHPHHHSHAVDWSQYPLFSYSCW; via the exons ATGTCCCGGTCACCTCCAGCAGCTGACTCATACCAGCAGGGCTGCATCAGGATGACCCTGGAGAACGCTGATCTCTGGAAGTCCTTTCACAGCATCGGAACAGAGATGATTATAACAAAGCATGGAAG GAGAATGTTTCCACACTGCAGCATCAGTCTATCTGCGCTCCAACCTTTTGCCAATTACATCATCATGATGGATATGGTTCCTGCGGACAGCTTCAAATACAAG TGGAAAAAGGAGCAGTGGGAGGTCGCAGGGAAGTCAGAGCCCCAGCCCCCATGTCGGACATACATGCACCCGGACTCTCCTGCCCCAGGAAGTCACTGGATGAAGCAGCCGTTGTCTTTTCTCAGGATGAAGCTCACCAACAACACCTTAGACCAGCATGGCCAT ATCATCCTGCACTCCATGCATCGCTACTACCCCAGGTTTCACGTCACCCAGGCAGACAGTCCTTACACTGTCCGCTGGGGTCCCTTTCAGACTTTCTCCTTCCCAGAGACGACCTTCACAGCAGTGACCGCATACCAAAACCCAAAG ATCACCAAATTGAAGATCGACCACAACCCCTTTGCTAAGGGATTCAGGGAGGGAGGCACCCATTCCCACAGCAAAAG GTGTCGTTCAAATAGAAGCCCTCCTGCAAAAAGAGCCACACTGGACAGGGAAGCTCTTTGCAACAGTCCTCCAG GCCTGCAGAGGATGCCGTCCACCTCTGAGTCAGTGGAGGCAGGGAAGGATCAGCAGCCATCGAAGGAGCGTGACCTTTCAGCCTGttctgtggagcaggagagTCTACACGCTGAGCCCCTGGAGCTGCAGGAGTATGACTACAGCTGTGAAGAACAGATGGTGCCTGCATCCGTGCCATACCAGCCCTACAG ATCTCAAGAGTACGCCAGATTTCCACTGCCCTCCAATGAAGTAGATGCAGTGCACACTCTTGTCCACCCTCCCCATCATCCACTCGCCACAGCTGAACACAACCCCCAACAACATGGCTACTACCACCATCCTCACCACCATAGCCATGCTGTGGATTGGAGCCAATACCCGCTCTTCTCCTACTCCTGTTGGTGA